In Truepera sp., the sequence GGAGGCTGGCAGCCACATGACGGAAGCGCTGAGCGAGATCTTCGACGTCGTCGAGCGCCGCAGCCGCGGGGAGGGCGAGTTCTTGCAGGCGGTGGGAGAGATCTTCCAAAGCCTGGGACCCCTGCTCGCCAAGCAGCCACGACTCTTGGACCAGCACCTGATCGAACGACTGGTAGAGCCAGAACGCCAGCTGATCTTCCGGGTGCCCTGGACCGACGATCAGGGCGAAGTGCACGTCAACCGCGGTTTTCGCATCGAGTTCAACAGCGCCCTGGGTCCCTACAAGGGCGGGCTCCGCTTCCACCCCAGCGTCAACCTCGGCGTGATGAAGTTCCTGGCGTTCGAGCAGACCTTCAAGAACGCCCTGACCGGGCTGCCGGTAGGCGGCGCCAAAGGGGGGTCGGACTTCGACCCCAAGGGCCGCAGCGACGGCGAGATCATGCGTTTCTGCCAGAGCTTCATGACCGAGCTCTACCGCCACCTCGGCGAGTACACGGACGTGCCGGCCGGCGACATCGGGGTGGGCCAGCGCGAGATCGGCTACCTGTTCGGACAGTACAAGCGCATCACCAACCGCTACGAGTCGGGGGTGTTGACGGGCAAGAACCTCGCGATCGGCGGGGCGCTCGTGCGCACCGAGGCCACGGGCTACGGCTGCGTCTATTTCGTCGAGCAGATGCTAGCGGCGCGCGGCGAGACCCTGGAGGGCAAGACGTGCGTGGTGTCCGGCTCTGGCAACGTGGCCATCTACACCATGCAGAAGCTGGAGCGCCTCGGCGCCAAGGTCGTCGCTTGCTCCGATTCGAACGGCGTGGTGTACGACCCGAAGGGCATCGACCTCGCCACGGTGAAGCGTCTCAAGGAGGTGCAGCGCCGCCGCATCGCCGAGTACGTGCAGCACCACCCCGGCTCCGAGTACCGCGGCGGCGGCAACATCTGGCACATCCCCTGTGACCTCGCGTTCCCGAGCGCCACGCAGAACGAACTCGACGGGAGCGACGCCAAGAGCCTGATCGAAGGCGGCCTGCTCGCCCTCGGGGAGGGCGCGAACATGCCGTGTACCCCGGACGCGATCGACGCGTTCATCGGCGCCGGCGTGGCGTTCGGGCCGGGTAAGGCCGCGAACGCCGGCGGCGTGGCCACCTCGGCGCTCGAGATGCAGCAGAACGCCAGCCGTGACGCCTGGACCTTCGCTTACACGGATGAGCGGCTGCGCGAGATCATGACCGACATCCACACCGTCTGTTTCGAGACGGCCGCCGAGTTCGGCGAGCCGGGCAACTACGTGCTGGGCTCCAACATCGCCTCGTTTCGCAAGGTGGCGGTGGCGATGCTGATGCTGGGCGTCGTGTAGGGCGGGCCCGCTAACGGGCGACCGCGTGGTGCCCCTTCCGCCGTGCCCGGGTGCTCGCGTGCGGCTCCTTCTGCCGTACCCGGGTGTATGTGCGCGCCTCCTTCCGCCGTACCCGGATGCTTGGGCGCGGCACCGTGCGCCAGACACCGAGTTGGTGATTGCGCCACTATCATCGGGTCATGAAGAGGTTACTAATCCTCGTAGGCGTGCTCGCGGCGCTCATCGGCGTGCTCGCGACGCGCAGATCGGCCGCCGGGCCGTACGTGGGCACCGCGCCGGCTCACGAGTTCCCGCCGGGGCTCGACTGGATCAATACCGACAAGCCCCTCACGCTTGATGACCTCAAAGGCAAGATCGTGTTGCTCGACTTCTGGACCTACGGCTGCATCAACTGCATCCACGTGATCCCCGAGTTGCAGGCGCTCGAGAGGAAGTATGCCGACGAGCTGGTCGTCATCGGTGTGCACTCTGCCAAGTTCCTGAACGAGAGCAAGACGGAGAACATCCGCCTGGTGGCCGAGCGTTACGGGCGGACCGAACCGATCGTCAACGACCTCCGCTTCGAGGTGTGGAAGTCGTACAACGTGTCGGCCTGGCCCAGCTTCGTGCTCATCGACCCCGAGGGCCACATCCTGGGCCGGCATGCCGGCGAGGGGGTCTACGACGCCTTCGACGAGGACATCGCCGGCATGATCGACGCCTTCGCGGAGCGCGGGACCCTTGACCGCACCCGGTTGGACTTGGGTTCCCGGGGAGTGGTGGCGCCCCGGACGGCCCTGCGTTTCCCGGGCAAGGTGCTGGCGGACGCGGCCGGGCAGCGCCTCTTCATA encodes:
- the gdhA gene encoding NADP-specific glutamate dehydrogenase gives rise to the protein MTEALSEIFDVVERRSRGEGEFLQAVGEIFQSLGPLLAKQPRLLDQHLIERLVEPERQLIFRVPWTDDQGEVHVNRGFRIEFNSALGPYKGGLRFHPSVNLGVMKFLAFEQTFKNALTGLPVGGAKGGSDFDPKGRSDGEIMRFCQSFMTELYRHLGEYTDVPAGDIGVGQREIGYLFGQYKRITNRYESGVLTGKNLAIGGALVRTEATGYGCVYFVEQMLAARGETLEGKTCVVSGSGNVAIYTMQKLERLGAKVVACSDSNGVVYDPKGIDLATVKRLKEVQRRRIAEYVQHHPGSEYRGGGNIWHIPCDLAFPSATQNELDGSDAKSLIEGGLLALGEGANMPCTPDAIDAFIGAGVAFGPGKAANAGGVATSALEMQQNASRDAWTFAYTDERLREIMTDIHTVCFETAAEFGEPGNYVLGSNIASFRKVAVAMLMLGVV